One window of Streptomyces sp. NBC_00273 genomic DNA carries:
- a CDS encoding helicase C-terminal domain-containing protein, with amino-acid sequence MGTGRLTGRLDQEATVPEASTAAGSAGGSPAGSSPRSLAEALRARDDAALAALLRARPDLLGPVPGDVTQLATRAGTRASVVRALDRLDRFALQTADALAVGPDPCPYAVLEGLLTGGEDERARAALPDALATLRDQALVWGDEDRVRLVRTARELLAPSASRPSPTGLGPTVAEATAGMSPTRVQEIVAAVGLPATHDPVSAVTALTGLFTDQERMSALLDEAPAEAHQVLGRLVWGPPYGEVTPNPTPPVRWLRDRGLLLPATARTVVLPREVALHLRGGLAHRDTAPVAPPVPAHREHRPQLVDANAAGQALAALATVEELVKSWEHAGPPVLRAGGLSVRDLKRTAAALDTTEQQAAFWAELAYATGLLASDGEADERYAPTPAFDDWLELPPAERWSQLAAAWLPATRTAPLVGEQDTKGRTLSALGPELDRSAAPEVRRRVLELLGELPEGASPDPETLLARLAWERPVRGASDLRARLAHWALAEAEVLGVTGRGALSGPGRALLEHRDPAPLLAPLLPEPVDHVLLQADLTAVAPGPLLRPLGDTLAVLADVESKGGATVYRFTPGSVRRALDAGHAAADLHAFLKEHSRTPVPQPLAYLIDDVARRHGHLRVGAASSYVRCDDDAMLGEILADKRSAGLGLRRLAPTVLAAQADPTVLLEGLRAMGYAPAAESRTGDVLVARADARRTQPRSAPVPVLEGPPVPDATLLAAAVRAIRAGDVAATAVRKEPATTSAAGTGVPGELPRTSAAETLATVQAAALTGSAVWIGYVNAEGAASQRVIAPVRVEGGFVTGYDHTADEVRTYALHRITGVAELADDQV; translated from the coding sequence ATGGGGACCGGCCGACTGACCGGCCGACTCGACCAGGAGGCGACTGTGCCCGAGGCAAGCACTGCGGCGGGATCCGCCGGCGGGAGCCCGGCGGGAAGCTCCCCGCGCTCACTCGCCGAGGCGCTGCGCGCCCGTGACGACGCGGCGCTCGCGGCCCTGTTGCGCGCCCGCCCGGACCTGCTCGGACCGGTGCCCGGCGACGTGACGCAGCTGGCCACCCGGGCCGGGACCCGGGCTTCGGTGGTGCGCGCCCTGGACCGGCTGGACCGGTTCGCGCTGCAGACCGCCGATGCCCTGGCGGTGGGCCCGGACCCGTGCCCGTACGCGGTGCTGGAGGGGCTGCTGACGGGCGGCGAGGACGAACGGGCCCGCGCCGCGCTCCCCGACGCCCTGGCCACCCTGCGCGACCAGGCCCTGGTGTGGGGCGACGAGGACCGGGTGCGGCTGGTCCGCACGGCGCGCGAGCTGCTGGCCCCCTCGGCCTCCCGCCCCTCCCCCACCGGGCTGGGGCCGACCGTCGCCGAGGCCACGGCCGGGATGTCGCCGACCCGGGTGCAGGAGATCGTGGCGGCCGTCGGGCTGCCCGCCACCCACGACCCGGTGTCCGCGGTGACCGCGCTGACCGGGCTGTTCACCGACCAGGAGCGGATGTCGGCGCTGCTGGACGAGGCTCCGGCCGAAGCGCACCAGGTGCTGGGACGGCTCGTGTGGGGGCCGCCGTACGGGGAGGTGACCCCGAATCCGACGCCGCCGGTGCGCTGGCTGCGCGACCGGGGGCTGCTGCTGCCCGCGACGGCGCGGACCGTCGTGCTGCCCCGCGAGGTGGCCCTGCACCTGCGCGGCGGGCTCGCGCACCGGGACACCGCGCCGGTGGCCCCGCCGGTGCCCGCGCACCGCGAGCACCGTCCACAGCTTGTGGACGCGAACGCCGCCGGGCAGGCGCTGGCCGCACTGGCCACCGTCGAGGAACTGGTGAAGTCCTGGGAGCACGCGGGTCCGCCGGTGCTGCGGGCGGGCGGTCTCTCCGTACGGGACCTGAAGCGGACCGCGGCCGCGCTGGACACGACCGAGCAGCAGGCGGCCTTCTGGGCCGAACTGGCCTACGCGACCGGCCTGCTGGCCAGTGACGGGGAGGCGGACGAGCGGTACGCACCCACTCCGGCCTTCGACGACTGGCTCGAACTGCCTCCCGCCGAGCGCTGGTCGCAGCTCGCGGCGGCCTGGCTGCCGGCCACCCGTACGGCCCCGCTGGTCGGCGAGCAGGACACCAAGGGGCGCACGCTCTCCGCGCTCGGCCCCGAACTCGACCGCTCCGCCGCCCCCGAGGTGCGCCGGCGCGTGCTGGAACTGCTCGGGGAGCTGCCCGAGGGCGCCTCGCCCGACCCGGAGACCCTGCTGGCGCGGCTCGCCTGGGAGCGTCCCGTACGCGGGGCGAGCGATCTGCGGGCCCGGCTCGCGCACTGGGCGCTGGCCGAGGCGGAGGTCCTCGGCGTGACCGGCCGGGGCGCCCTGTCCGGGCCCGGCCGGGCCCTGCTGGAGCACCGCGACCCGGCTCCGCTGCTGGCCCCGCTGCTGCCGGAGCCGGTGGACCACGTGCTGCTCCAGGCCGACCTGACGGCGGTGGCCCCGGGCCCGCTGCTCCGCCCGCTGGGCGACACCCTGGCGGTGCTCGCGGACGTGGAGTCCAAGGGCGGGGCGACGGTGTACCGGTTCACGCCCGGCTCGGTGCGCCGGGCCCTGGACGCCGGCCATGCCGCCGCGGACCTGCACGCCTTCCTCAAGGAGCACAGTCGTACCCCGGTGCCGCAGCCGCTGGCCTACCTGATCGACGACGTGGCCCGCCGGCACGGACACCTGCGGGTCGGCGCGGCCTCCTCGTACGTGCGCTGCGACGACGACGCGATGCTGGGCGAGATCCTGGCCGACAAGCGCTCGGCCGGGCTGGGTCTGCGCCGCCTCGCGCCGACGGTGCTGGCGGCGCAGGCGGATCCGACCGTCCTGCTGGAGGGGTTGCGGGCGATGGGGTACGCGCCGGCCGCGGAATCCCGTACCGGCGACGTGCTGGTGGCGCGGGCCGACGCCCGCCGCACCCAGCCCCGCTCGGCGCCCGTACCGGTGCTGGAGGGCCCGCCGGTGCCGGACGCAACACTGCTCGCGGCGGCCGTACGGGCGATCCGCGCGGGCGACGTGGCGGCGACGGCGGTGCGCAAGGAGCCCGCGACGACCTCCGCCGCGGGGACCGGGGTGCCGGGCGAACTCCCGC
- a CDS encoding SigE family RNA polymerase sigma factor — protein sequence MPQPIEHDSGGDPGLDFEAFARAGQRRLYRTAYLLCGNADGARDLTQTTLAKLFQHWRRVSTADHPDAYARTVLTRTFLAERRRRLRDLLAHRRVDPPPRPEHADLRVTLLAALAELPPRARAMVVLRYWEDLSVETVAELLRCSEGTVKSQCSRALTKLRAQLGEAHIYATEN from the coding sequence ATGCCGCAGCCCATCGAGCACGACTCCGGGGGCGACCCGGGCCTCGACTTCGAGGCGTTCGCCCGGGCCGGCCAGCGCAGGCTGTACCGGACCGCGTACCTGCTCTGCGGGAACGCCGACGGCGCGCGCGATCTGACCCAGACCACGCTCGCGAAGCTGTTCCAGCACTGGCGGCGGGTGTCCACCGCCGATCATCCCGATGCGTACGCCCGGACCGTGCTGACCCGCACCTTCCTTGCCGAACGGCGGCGCCGGCTGCGGGACCTGCTGGCCCACCGGCGCGTCGACCCGCCGCCGCGGCCCGAGCACGCCGACCTGCGCGTCACCCTGCTCGCCGCGCTGGCCGAACTGCCGCCGCGGGCCCGGGCCATGGTCGTCCTGCGCTACTGGGAGGACCTGAGCGTCGAGACCGTCGCCGAACTGCTGCGCTGTAGCGAGGGAACGGTCAAGAGCCAGTGCTCGCGCGCCCTGACGAAGCTGCGCGCGCAGCTCGGCGAGGCCCACATCTACGCCACCGAGAACTGA
- a CDS encoding HAD family hydrolase yields MNLTVGFDLDMTLIDSRPGIKAAYQALSAETGTFIDADEAVTRLGPPLEEELAHWFPEAEIPAMAERYREIYPTYAIGPTPAMPGAREAIEAVQALGGRAIVVTAKHEPNARLHLSHLGIEADAVVGWLWAEAKAGALREYGAQVYVGDHVGDVRGARTAGALSVVVPTGPCPEEELREAGADVVLPDLTALPQWLAQYVAAQPEPV; encoded by the coding sequence ATGAACCTCACCGTCGGCTTCGACCTCGACATGACCCTCATCGACTCGCGCCCCGGAATCAAGGCCGCCTACCAGGCCCTCTCCGCCGAGACGGGGACCTTCATCGATGCCGACGAGGCGGTCACCCGGCTGGGCCCGCCGCTGGAGGAGGAGCTCGCGCACTGGTTCCCGGAGGCCGAGATCCCGGCCATGGCCGAGCGCTACCGCGAGATCTACCCCACGTACGCCATCGGGCCGACCCCGGCGATGCCGGGCGCCCGCGAGGCGATCGAGGCCGTCCAGGCGCTCGGCGGCCGCGCGATCGTCGTCACGGCCAAGCACGAGCCCAACGCCCGCCTGCACCTGTCGCACCTCGGCATCGAGGCCGACGCGGTCGTCGGCTGGCTCTGGGCGGAGGCCAAGGCCGGTGCGCTGCGCGAGTACGGGGCACAGGTCTACGTCGGCGACCACGTCGGTGACGTACGCGGGGCCCGTACGGCCGGCGCGCTGTCCGTGGTGGTGCCGACCGGCCCGTGCCCGGAGGAGGAACTGCGCGAGGCGGGCGCGGACGTGGTCCTGCCCGACCTCACCGCGCTGCCGCAGTGGCTCGCGCAGTACGTCGCCGCACAGCCCGAGCCCGTCTAG
- a CDS encoding cold-shock protein: MPTGKVKWFNSEKGFGFLSRDDGGDVFVHSSVLPAGVDALKPGQRVEFGVVAGQRGDQALSVTVLDPAPSVAAAQRRKPDELASIVQDLTTLLENITPMLERGRYPDKVHGTKIAGLLRAVADQLDV; the protein is encoded by the coding sequence GTGCCTACCGGCAAGGTCAAGTGGTTCAACAGTGAGAAGGGCTTCGGCTTTCTCTCCCGTGACGACGGCGGCGACGTCTTCGTCCACTCGTCGGTGCTCCCTGCCGGGGTGGACGCTCTCAAGCCCGGCCAGCGCGTCGAGTTCGGTGTCGTCGCGGGCCAGCGCGGTGACCAGGCACTTTCGGTGACGGTACTGGACCCGGCGCCGTCCGTCGCGGCGGCGCAGCGGCGCAAGCCCGACGAGCTCGCCTCGATCGTGCAGGACCTCACGACCCTGCTCGAGAACATCACCCCGATGCTGGAGCGCGGCCGCTACCCCGACAAGGTGCACGGCACGAAGATCGCCGGACTGCTGCGCGCGGTCGCCGACCAGCTCGACGTCTGA
- a CDS encoding 1,4-dihydroxy-6-naphthoate synthase — protein sequence MSTGEPLKIAYSPCPNDTFVFDAWAHGRVPGAPALDVTFADIDVTNGMAERGELDVLKVSYAVLPWVLEEYALLPCGGALGRGCGPLVLTREPGVDLAGRTVAVPSERSTAYLLFRLWAADVLPEGVGKVVVLPFHEIMPAVRDGRVDAGLVIHEARFTYQDYGLHCLADMGEHWESTTGLPIPLGAIIARRSLGTERLRALAESARTSVRMAWDDPEASRPYVRAHAQELDPAVADQHIGLYVNEFTAGLGESGYAAVRGLLTRAAAEGLVPAIPPGSLDFPQD from the coding sequence ATGAGCACCGGTGAACCGCTGAAGATCGCCTATTCGCCCTGCCCGAACGACACCTTCGTCTTCGACGCGTGGGCCCACGGCCGGGTGCCGGGCGCGCCCGCCCTCGACGTCACCTTCGCGGACATCGACGTCACCAACGGCATGGCCGAACGCGGCGAGCTGGACGTGCTGAAGGTCTCGTACGCCGTGCTGCCGTGGGTGCTGGAGGAGTACGCGCTGCTGCCCTGCGGCGGGGCGCTGGGACGCGGCTGCGGCCCGTTGGTGCTGACCCGCGAGCCGGGGGTCGACCTGGCCGGGCGGACGGTGGCCGTGCCGAGCGAACGCTCCACCGCCTACCTGCTGTTCCGGCTGTGGGCCGCGGACGTGCTGCCGGAGGGCGTCGGCAAGGTGGTCGTCCTGCCGTTCCACGAGATCATGCCGGCGGTCCGGGACGGCCGGGTGGACGCCGGGCTGGTGATCCACGAGGCCCGGTTCACCTATCAGGACTACGGGTTGCACTGCCTGGCCGACATGGGTGAGCACTGGGAGTCCACGACCGGCCTGCCGATCCCGCTCGGCGCGATCATCGCCCGGCGCTCGCTGGGCACGGAGCGGCTGCGCGCGCTGGCCGAGTCGGCCCGTACGTCGGTCCGGATGGCCTGGGACGACCCGGAAGCCTCCCGCCCGTACGTCCGAGCGCACGCGCAGGAGCTGGACCCGGCCGTCGCCGACCAGCACATCGGGCTCTACGTCAACGAGTTCACCGCCGGCCTCGGCGAGTCCGGCTACGCGGCGGTGCGCGGGCTGCTCACCCGGGCGGCGGCCGAGGGTCTGGTACCGGCCATCCCGCCCGGCTCGCTGGACTTCCCGCAGGACTGA
- a CDS encoding futalosine hydrolase translates to MRALVVTAVAAEADSVTTGLTPHPDAFGPGPRTLPGGYLVNRRDLPGIAFDVLVGGVGPAAAAAGTATALALADYSLVVSAGIGGGFAPAAPLGSLVVADAIVAADLGAETPDGFLDVTELGFGHSVHLPPAELAARAAEATGALLAPVLTVSTVTGTAARAAALAARHPMAGAEAMEGFGVAEAAAAHGLPVLEIRAVSNAVGPRDRAAWRIGDALAALADGFRVLGPVLANWGERHEHEHR, encoded by the coding sequence GTGCGCGCGCTCGTCGTGACCGCGGTGGCGGCGGAGGCAGACTCCGTCACCACCGGGCTGACCCCTCATCCCGACGCCTTCGGTCCCGGCCCGCGCACACTCCCCGGTGGTTACCTCGTCAACCGCCGGGACCTTCCGGGCATCGCCTTCGACGTGCTCGTCGGGGGCGTCGGTCCGGCGGCGGCCGCCGCCGGGACCGCCACCGCCCTGGCCCTCGCCGACTACTCGCTCGTCGTCTCCGCCGGCATCGGCGGCGGGTTCGCACCCGCCGCCCCGCTCGGTTCCCTCGTGGTCGCCGACGCGATCGTCGCCGCCGACCTGGGCGCCGAGACCCCCGACGGTTTCCTCGACGTGACGGAGCTCGGCTTCGGGCACAGCGTGCACCTGCCGCCCGCCGAGCTCGCCGCCCGCGCCGCCGAGGCGACCGGGGCGCTGCTCGCGCCCGTGCTGACCGTCTCCACCGTGACCGGGACCGCCGCCCGGGCCGCCGCGCTCGCCGCCCGGCACCCGATGGCCGGGGCAGAGGCCATGGAGGGTTTCGGGGTCGCGGAGGCGGCCGCCGCGCACGGGCTGCCCGTACTGGAGATCCGCGCCGTGTCCAACGCCGTGGGCCCCCGTGACCGTGCCGCCTGGCGGATCGGGGACGCGCTCGCCGCGCTCGCCGACGGCTTCCGCGTGCTGGGGCCCGTACTCGCGAACTGGGGAGAACGCCATGAGCATGAGCACCGGTGA
- a CDS encoding DUF2771 domain-containing protein, producing the protein MTAPLFSGRARRSVAALGAVSAGLLLLSACGEKPTPLATVTVGTSSVSAEASCHNDGKELSMDQVQECLTNLKNPKTVEYARGDTLRLGVEPEIVEDGKRWSAVLDGQPITEPSSNTYRSFPGADVFATGGQGEAPSSKKLAFLQIAEDGKPLAVWSFNLKLK; encoded by the coding sequence ATGACCGCACCGCTTTTCTCGGGTAGGGCCCGCCGCAGCGTCGCGGCCCTCGGAGCCGTGTCCGCCGGCCTCCTCCTCCTCTCCGCCTGTGGCGAGAAGCCGACGCCGCTGGCGACCGTGACGGTCGGCACCTCGTCGGTGTCCGCCGAAGCCTCCTGCCACAACGACGGCAAGGAGCTCTCCATGGACCAGGTCCAGGAGTGCCTCACCAACCTCAAGAACCCCAAGACCGTCGAGTACGCCCGGGGCGACACCCTGCGTCTCGGGGTCGAGCCGGAGATCGTCGAGGACGGCAAGCGCTGGTCGGCGGTCCTGGACGGCCAGCCGATCACCGAGCCCTCCTCGAACACCTACCGCAGCTTCCCGGGCGCCGACGTCTTCGCGACCGGCGGCCAGGGCGAGGCCCCCTCCTCGAAGAAGCTCGCGTTCCTGCAGATCGCCGAGGACGGCAAGCCGCTCGCCGTCTGGTCCTTCAACCTCAAGCTCAAGTAA
- a CDS encoding MFS transporter — MSSVAPVRSSDDGSGPARRAGRAVGRALHLPARGIRRATHAHGAGESGLGKLIELHAINGAGDVMITVALASTVFFSVPTDEARSRVALYLAITMAPFTVLAPVIGPLLDRLPHGRRAAMATSMLARALLALLMSGAVATGGIELYPAALGVLVASKAYGVVRSAVVPRLLPPKFSLVKANSRVTLAGLLATGAAAPVGAALHLIGPPWPLYGACVIFVWGTFAAFTLPHKVDEAKGERRARLSTHEAHSKRPGLRTVSRSVLCGLLANASMRALSGFLIFFLAFLLREHPVAGQSAAVSLGIVGVSAGVGNACGTAAGAWLRARAPEAIIAAVLCLTLGVAVLAAVFFSALFMAVLAATAGFCQALAKLSLDAMIQRDVPESVRTSAFARSETLLQVAWVLGGAIGIVLPLNGVLGMSVAAAIVALGTTMALRGVLSAPRPHRPDTSRPRVA, encoded by the coding sequence ATGTCGAGTGTGGCACCCGTACGGTCGTCCGACGACGGCTCGGGACCGGCCAGGCGGGCCGGCCGGGCTGTCGGGCGTGCGCTGCACCTTCCGGCGCGGGGGATCCGGCGGGCCACGCACGCGCACGGGGCGGGGGAATCGGGCCTCGGCAAGCTGATCGAGCTGCACGCCATCAACGGCGCCGGCGATGTGATGATCACGGTGGCGTTGGCCTCGACGGTGTTCTTTTCCGTTCCCACGGACGAGGCGCGCAGCCGGGTGGCCCTGTACCTGGCGATCACGATGGCCCCCTTCACGGTGCTGGCCCCGGTGATCGGTCCGTTGCTGGACCGGCTGCCGCACGGCCGGCGGGCGGCGATGGCGACGTCGATGCTGGCCCGCGCGCTCCTGGCGCTGCTGATGTCGGGTGCGGTGGCCACGGGGGGCATCGAGCTGTATCCGGCGGCACTGGGCGTGCTGGTGGCGTCCAAGGCGTACGGGGTGGTCCGCAGTGCGGTGGTGCCCCGGCTGCTGCCGCCGAAATTCTCACTCGTCAAGGCGAACTCCCGGGTCACGTTGGCGGGTCTGCTGGCGACGGGCGCGGCGGCGCCGGTGGGTGCCGCCCTGCATCTGATCGGGCCGCCGTGGCCGCTGTACGGGGCCTGCGTGATCTTCGTGTGGGGGACCTTCGCGGCGTTCACGCTGCCGCACAAGGTGGACGAGGCCAAGGGCGAGCGCCGGGCGCGGCTGTCCACGCACGAGGCGCACTCGAAGCGGCCGGGCCTGCGGACGGTCAGCCGGTCGGTGCTGTGCGGGCTGCTGGCGAACGCCTCGATGCGTGCGCTGTCCGGGTTCCTGATCTTCTTCCTGGCGTTCCTGCTGCGCGAGCACCCCGTGGCGGGGCAGAGCGCGGCGGTGTCGCTGGGCATCGTGGGCGTCTCGGCGGGCGTGGGCAACGCCTGCGGTACGGCGGCGGGCGCGTGGCTGCGGGCGCGGGCGCCGGAGGCGATCATCGCGGCGGTGCTGTGCCTGACCCTGGGCGTGGCGGTGCTCGCGGCGGTGTTCTTCAGCGCGCTGTTCATGGCCGTGCTGGCCGCGACGGCGGGCTTCTGCCAGGCGCTGGCGAAGCTGTCGCTGGACGCGATGATCCAGCGGGACGTGCCGGAGTCGGTGCGGACCTCGGCCTTCGCGCGTTCGGAGACGCTGCTCCAGGTGGCGTGGGTGCTGGGCGGCGCGATCGGCATCGTGCTGCCGCTGAACGGGGTACTGGGGATGTCGGTGGCCGCGGCGATCGTGGCCCTGGGCACGACGATGGCGCTGCGCGGCGTCCTCTCCGCCCCCCGCCCCCACCGCCCGGACACCTCCCGCCCCCGCGTGGCGTAA
- a CDS encoding DUF3027 domain-containing protein yields the protein MSAATRSRTPRTPDRLCVEAVELARAAAEEAAFPGVVGAHVSAVAEGDRVVTHFFESKEPGYRGWRWAVTVTRASRAKNVTLDETVLLPGDDALLAPEWVPWSERLRPGDMGPGDLLPTDAEDLRLEPGWSGEDAPPPNSVVSTEMAELVEAEDADVTDRAVVPVRGSITSVAEELGMRRARVLSRYGLHTAADRWDESFGAKTPMAQAAPASCVSCGFLVAIGGSLGQAFGVCANEFSPADGRLVSLSYGCGGHSEAAVMPAPMRPAPPVLDSMASDEFTLRPAPDTGSVPVSESDLPAADLGHS from the coding sequence GTGAGTGCTGCGACGCGAAGCCGTACCCCGCGTACCCCCGACCGCCTCTGCGTCGAGGCGGTAGAACTCGCCCGCGCGGCGGCCGAGGAGGCCGCCTTCCCCGGAGTGGTCGGCGCGCACGTCTCCGCCGTGGCGGAGGGCGACCGCGTCGTCACCCACTTCTTCGAGTCCAAGGAGCCCGGCTACCGCGGCTGGCGCTGGGCCGTCACCGTGACCCGCGCCTCCCGCGCGAAGAACGTCACCCTCGACGAAACGGTGCTGCTTCCCGGCGACGACGCGCTGCTGGCCCCCGAGTGGGTGCCGTGGAGCGAGCGACTGCGCCCCGGCGACATGGGCCCCGGCGACCTGCTGCCCACCGACGCCGAGGACCTGCGCCTGGAGCCGGGCTGGTCGGGCGAGGACGCCCCGCCGCCGAACTCGGTGGTCTCCACCGAGATGGCCGAACTGGTCGAGGCCGAGGACGCCGACGTCACCGACCGCGCGGTGGTCCCCGTACGCGGCTCCATCACCTCGGTCGCCGAGGAACTGGGCATGCGCCGGGCGCGCGTGCTGTCGCGGTACGGGCTGCACACCGCAGCCGACCGCTGGGACGAGTCCTTCGGCGCCAAGACCCCGATGGCGCAGGCCGCGCCCGCGTCCTGCGTCTCCTGCGGCTTCCTCGTCGCCATCGGCGGCTCGCTCGGTCAGGCCTTCGGAGTCTGCGCGAACGAGTTCAGCCCGGCCGACGGCCGTCTGGTGTCGCTGTCCTACGGCTGCGGCGGCCACTCGGAGGCCGCGGTCATGCCGGCGCCGATGCGGCCGGCCCCGCCGGTGCTCGACTCGATGGCCTCGGACGAGTTCACCCTGCGACCGGCCCCCGACACCGGCTCGGTCCCGGTCTCGGAGTCGGACCTGCCGGCCGCGGACCTCGGCCACTCGTAG
- a CDS encoding SPFH domain-containing protein — protein sequence MAIGVVAGIVLAAIVALIGLFKLMWRVAEPNEALVISGSTHKTEGLGQGMGFRIVTGRGTLVLPGVQAVRKLSLDLNETQLSVDCVTHQGIPLRVKGVVIFKVGDDLVSIANAARRFLDQQKMMPERVHIVFAGHLRSIVGGLTVEDMIRDREKLTGQTRMACGTEMEKLGLIVDSLQIHEIEDPTGYIKNLAMPHAAAVQRDARIAQAEANRLATEAEQAAFARMAEATRDSEILQAGYQAERDKAAATARQAGPLSEAAARQEVVVQETRVAELEAHRREQQLQADVRKPADAAAYETRTRAEAERDARISAAQAKARETELAAAAEATRVTTAATADAQAVEARGIASAKATRATGEAEAAATQARGLAEAESAKARGLAEAEAIKARAAALAENQEAVVAQQLAENWPAIVEAGAGAFGNVEHMVLLNGAEGMSEMFAKALTMGGTGLGVARQLLASMGQTPPPTTTPVNGRIPIHEE from the coding sequence ATGGCTATCGGCGTCGTGGCGGGAATCGTTCTCGCCGCAATCGTGGCTCTGATCGGCCTGTTCAAGCTCATGTGGCGGGTGGCCGAACCGAACGAGGCACTCGTCATCTCCGGCTCCACGCACAAGACCGAGGGCCTCGGGCAGGGCATGGGGTTCCGGATCGTCACCGGGCGGGGGACGCTCGTGCTCCCGGGCGTGCAGGCGGTACGGAAACTGTCCTTGGACCTCAACGAGACGCAGCTGTCCGTGGACTGCGTCACCCACCAGGGCATCCCGCTGCGGGTGAAGGGCGTCGTCATCTTCAAGGTCGGCGACGACCTCGTGTCGATCGCCAACGCGGCCCGTCGGTTCCTGGACCAGCAGAAGATGATGCCCGAGCGCGTGCACATCGTCTTCGCGGGCCACCTGCGGTCCATCGTGGGCGGTTTGACGGTCGAGGACATGATCCGCGACCGGGAGAAGCTGACGGGCCAGACCCGGATGGCCTGCGGTACCGAGATGGAGAAGCTCGGCCTGATCGTCGACTCGCTGCAGATCCACGAGATCGAGGACCCGACCGGCTACATCAAGAACCTGGCGATGCCGCACGCGGCGGCCGTGCAGCGGGACGCGCGGATCGCGCAGGCCGAGGCGAACCGGCTGGCCACGGAGGCCGAGCAGGCCGCCTTCGCCCGGATGGCCGAGGCGACGCGGGACAGCGAGATCCTGCAGGCCGGCTACCAGGCCGAGCGGGACAAGGCGGCGGCGACGGCCCGCCAGGCGGGCCCGCTGTCGGAGGCGGCAGCCCGCCAGGAGGTCGTCGTCCAGGAGACCCGGGTCGCGGAGCTGGAGGCGCACCGGCGCGAGCAGCAACTGCAGGCGGACGTACGCAAGCCGGCGGACGCGGCGGCGTACGAGACCCGCACCCGGGCCGAGGCCGAGCGCGACGCGCGGATCTCGGCGGCGCAGGCGAAGGCGCGGGAGACGGAGCTCGCGGCGGCCGCCGAGGCGACGCGGGTGACGACGGCGGCGACCGCCGACGCGCAGGCCGTGGAGGCGCGGGGCATCGCGTCGGCGAAGGCGACGCGGGCGACCGGTGAGGCGGAGGCCGCGGCCACGCAGGCGCGGGGTCTCGCGGAGGCGGAGTCGGCGAAGGCCCGCGGTCTCGCCGAGGCGGAAGCGATCAAGGCGCGGGCCGCCGCGCTGGCGGAGAACCAGGAGGCGGTCGTCGCGCAGCAGCTGGCCGAGAACTGGCCGGCGATCGTGGAGGCGGGCGCGGGGGCCTTCGGGAACGTGGAGCACATGGTCCTGCTGAACGGGGCCGAGGGCATGTCGGAGATGTTCGCGAAGGCGCTCACGATGGGCGGTACGGGGCTGGGCGTGGCCCGCCAACTCCTGGCCTCGATGGGCCAGACCCCGCCGCCGACCACTACGCCGGTGAACGGCCGCATCCCGATCCACGAGGAGTAA
- a CDS encoding WD40 repeat domain-containing protein, translating to MRLPMPSAAASAAVAVTAAVAAALAVLPGPALAAEAPAASSFTIADPRIKESSGLAASRIHPGVYWTHNDSDDGPYIYAVDSASGKTVARVTLTGIGKPRDVEAISLGPDGQLYVGDIGDNRNGTWDHVWIYRFPEPKQLGDVTVEAAQFTVKYADGARNAEALMVHPVTGRVYIASKDENKGGLYEGPAELTPGGTNVFRRVAAVPWVTDGAFSPDGTRLTLRGYFTARTYPWQDGLPVGEGERVDAPWQGQAESVTYTPDGSTLMFGAEGEGSRVIAVPVAGAGASASASPQPGAPAGAAPASQPTGSFGKGALVLAAGLILVLAAKRLFRRRP from the coding sequence ATGCGCCTGCCCATGCCGTCCGCCGCCGCGTCCGCCGCCGTTGCCGTCACTGCCGCCGTCGCCGCCGCACTTGCCGTGCTGCCGGGCCCGGCCCTCGCCGCGGAGGCCCCCGCCGCGTCCTCCTTCACCATCGCCGACCCGCGGATCAAGGAGTCGAGCGGCCTGGCCGCCAGCCGGATCCACCCGGGCGTGTACTGGACGCACAACGACAGCGACGACGGCCCGTACATCTACGCGGTGGACTCGGCGTCGGGCAAGACGGTGGCCCGCGTGACGCTGACGGGGATCGGCAAGCCGCGCGACGTCGAGGCGATCTCATTGGGCCCGGACGGGCAGCTCTACGTCGGGGACATCGGCGACAACCGGAACGGCACCTGGGACCACGTGTGGATCTACCGCTTCCCGGAACCGAAGCAACTGGGTGATGTCACGGTCGAAGCCGCGCAGTTCACGGTGAAGTACGCGGACGGGGCGCGCAACGCGGAGGCCCTGATGGTCCATCCGGTGACGGGGCGCGTCTACATCGCGAGCAAGGACGAGAACAAGGGCGGCCTGTACGAGGGGCCCGCGGAGCTGACGCCGGGTGGCACGAACGTGTTCCGGCGGGTCGCCGCCGTGCCGTGGGTGACGGACGGGGCGTTCTCCCCCGACGGCACCCGGCTGACGCTGCGGGGCTACTTCACGGCCCGCACCTACCCGTGGCAGGACGGCCTGCCGGTGGGCGAGGGCGAGCGGGTGGACGCGCCGTGGCAGGGGCAGGCGGAGTCGGTGACGTACACGCCGGACGGCTCCACGCTGATGTTCGGCGCGGAGGGCGAGGGGAGCCGGGTCATCGCCGTCCCGGTCGCCGGCGCCGGCGCGTCGGCCTCGGCCTCGCCGCAGCCGGGTGCCCCGGCGGGGGCGGCCCCCGCGTCCCAGCCGACGGGCAGCTTCGGCAAGGGGGCCCTCGTCCTGGCGGCCGGCCTGATCCTGGTCCTCGCCGCCAAACGCCTCTTCCGCCGCCGCCCCTGA